In Niveispirillum cyanobacteriorum, the following proteins share a genomic window:
- the recA gene encoding recombinase RecA: MSAAPLRLVETPMDKQKALDAALGQIERAFGKGSIMKLGAKEALTETEVVSTGSLGLDIALGIGGLPRGRIIEIYGPESSGKTTLALHAIAQAQKNGGVCAFVDAEHALDPSYARKLGVDVDELLISQPDAGEQALEIADTLVRSGAIDVLVVDSVAALVPRAELEGEMGDSHVGLHARLMSQALRKLTSSISKSRCLVIFINQIRLKIGVMFGNPETTTGGNALKFYASVRLDIRRIGAIKDRETVTGNQTRVKVVKNKMAPPFRVVEFDIMYGEGVSKVGELLDLGIQAGVVDKSGSWFSYDGQRIGQGRENAKTFLRTNPAVADSIEQKIRANAGIVAGAMMGTPETDGDAASPE, translated from the coding sequence ATGTCGGCAGCTCCACTCCGTCTGGTTGAAACACCCATGGACAAACAAAAAGCTCTGGATGCCGCTCTGGGCCAGATCGAACGCGCGTTCGGCAAGGGCTCGATCATGAAGCTCGGCGCCAAGGAGGCCTTGACGGAGACGGAGGTGGTTTCCACCGGCTCTCTGGGTCTTGACATCGCACTGGGCATCGGCGGCCTTCCGCGTGGCCGTATCATCGAGATTTACGGGCCGGAAAGCTCGGGCAAGACGACGCTCGCCCTTCATGCCATTGCGCAGGCACAGAAGAATGGTGGCGTTTGCGCCTTCGTCGATGCCGAACATGCGCTTGATCCCTCCTATGCCCGCAAGCTGGGCGTGGATGTGGATGAGCTGCTGATCTCGCAGCCCGATGCCGGCGAACAGGCGCTGGAAATCGCTGACACGCTGGTCCGTTCCGGCGCCATCGACGTGCTGGTGGTGGACTCGGTCGCGGCCCTGGTGCCGCGCGCCGAACTGGAAGGCGAAATGGGCGACAGCCATGTCGGCCTGCATGCCCGTCTGATGAGCCAGGCGCTGCGCAAGCTGACCAGCTCCATCTCCAAGTCGCGCTGTCTGGTGATCTTCATCAACCAGATCCGTTTGAAGATCGGCGTGATGTTCGGTAACCCGGAAACCACGACGGGCGGCAACGCGCTGAAATTCTATGCCTCCGTCCGCCTGGATATCCGCCGCATCGGCGCTATCAAGGACCGGGAGACGGTGACCGGCAACCAGACCCGTGTGAAGGTGGTGAAGAACAAGATGGCGCCGCCCTTCCGCGTCGTCGAATTCGACATCATGTATGGCGAGGGCGTGTCCAAGGTCGGCGAACTGCTCGACCTCGGCATCCAGGCCGGCGTGGTCGACAAGTCGGGTTCCTGGTTCTCCTATGACGGGCAGCGCATTGGTCAGGGCCGTGAAAACGCCAAGACCTTCCTGCGCACCAACCCGGCGGTCGCCGACAGCATCGAACAGAAGATCCGTGCCAATGCCGGCATCGTGGCGGGCGCCATGATGGGCACGCCGGAAACCGATGGCGATGCGGCCAGCCCGGAGTGA
- the alaS gene encoding alanine--tRNA ligase produces MSKKTVNEIRSTFLDYFGKNGHAIVDSSPLVPRNDPTLMFTNAGMVQFKNVFTGQELRPYNRATTSQKCVRAGGKHNDLDNVGFTARHHTFFEMLGNFSFGDYFKADAIELAWNLITKEFGISPSKLTTTVFHNDDEAFDLWKKIAGLPDDRIIRIPTSDNFWMMGDTGPCGPCSEIFYDHGDKIAGGPPGSPDQDGDRFIEIWNLVFMQYEQLPSKDGGYERVPLPKPSIDTGMGMERLAAVMQGVHDNYDIDLFQGLLEASAEATGASLKGPQATSHRVIADHLRSCSFLIADGVMPSNEGRGYVLRRIMRRAMRHAHMLGAKDPVMHRLVPALVREMGGHYAELVRAQALITETLRLEETRFKQTLDRGLKLLDEAEAPLAEGQALPGNVAFTLYDTYGFPLDLTQDVLRTRNRPVDVDGFNAAMEEQRKKARAAWAGSGEAATERVWFELKDEVGATEFLGYDTEAAEGAVTAILDKEGNRVTSAAEGAEVLVVVNQTPFYGESGGQVGDAGVMISAKGAEVTVRDVQKKLGAVFAHVGTVTKGTLAVGDAVELKVDGTRRGAIRANHSATHLLHEALRRRLGDHVTQKGSLVSADRLRFDISQPTPLAANDVADVEAAVNARIRGNSEVTTRLMTPDAAIAVGAMALFGEKYGEEVRVVSMGGVDEAGNKEFSVELCGGTHVRRTGDIGLFKIVSEGAVAAGIRRIEALTGAGALAYLEQQEGRLLDTAQALKVPAGEVVAKVTSLLDERRKMEKELADLRRQVALGGGGSGGAAEVKQINGLGFIGRVVADLPAKDLKPFADELKKQVGTGVVVAIAVADGKASVVVGVTEDAVAKASAVDLVRVAAAAMGGKGGGGRPDMAQAGGPDGDKAADAIAAVEAALAG; encoded by the coding sequence ATGTCCAAGAAGACCGTCAACGAAATCCGTTCCACCTTCCTCGACTATTTCGGGAAGAACGGCCACGCCATTGTCGACAGCTCGCCGCTGGTCCCGCGCAATGACCCGACGCTGATGTTCACGAATGCCGGCATGGTGCAGTTCAAGAACGTCTTCACGGGCCAGGAACTGCGCCCCTATAACCGCGCCACCACCTCGCAGAAATGCGTGCGCGCGGGTGGCAAGCATAACGACCTGGACAATGTCGGCTTCACGGCGCGCCACCACACCTTCTTTGAGATGCTGGGGAACTTTTCCTTCGGCGATTATTTCAAGGCCGACGCCATTGAGCTGGCCTGGAACCTGATCACCAAGGAATTTGGCATCTCCCCGTCCAAGCTGACGACCACCGTCTTCCATAATGATGACGAAGCGTTTGACCTGTGGAAGAAGATCGCGGGCCTGCCGGATGACCGCATCATCCGCATCCCGACGTCTGACAATTTCTGGATGATGGGCGATACCGGCCCCTGCGGCCCCTGCTCGGAAATCTTCTACGATCATGGCGACAAGATCGCCGGCGGCCCGCCGGGCAGCCCGGATCAGGATGGCGACCGTTTCATCGAGATCTGGAATCTCGTGTTCATGCAGTATGAACAGCTGCCGTCCAAGGATGGTGGGTATGAACGCGTGCCCCTGCCCAAGCCCTCCATCGATACCGGCATGGGCATGGAGCGTCTGGCCGCCGTCATGCAGGGCGTCCACGACAATTACGATATCGACCTGTTCCAGGGCCTGCTGGAAGCCTCGGCAGAGGCGACGGGCGCGTCGTTGAAGGGGCCGCAGGCCACCTCCCACCGCGTCATCGCCGACCATCTGCGCTCCTGCTCGTTCCTGATCGCCGATGGCGTCATGCCCTCGAACGAGGGGCGTGGTTACGTTCTGCGCCGCATCATGCGCCGCGCCATGCGTCATGCCCACATGTTGGGCGCCAAGGACCCGGTGATGCACCGTTTGGTGCCGGCCCTGGTGCGGGAGATGGGCGGCCATTATGCCGAACTGGTGCGCGCCCAGGCGCTGATCACCGAAACGCTGCGCCTGGAGGAAACCCGCTTCAAGCAAACGCTGGACCGTGGCCTGAAGCTGTTGGACGAGGCGGAGGCGCCGCTGGCCGAAGGTCAGGCGCTGCCCGGCAATGTCGCCTTCACGCTGTATGACACCTATGGCTTCCCGCTGGACCTGACCCAGGACGTGCTGCGCACCCGCAACCGTCCGGTCGATGTGGACGGCTTCAACGCCGCCATGGAAGAACAGCGCAAGAAGGCGCGCGCCGCCTGGGCTGGCTCGGGCGAGGCCGCAACGGAACGCGTCTGGTTCGAACTGAAGGACGAGGTCGGGGCGACCGAGTTCCTGGGCTATGACACCGAGGCCGCCGAGGGTGCGGTGACCGCCATCCTGGACAAGGAAGGCAACCGCGTCACCAGTGCTGCCGAGGGGGCCGAGGTCCTGGTCGTCGTCAACCAGACCCCGTTCTATGGCGAAAGCGGCGGTCAGGTTGGCGATGCTGGCGTGATGATTTCCGCCAAGGGTGCGGAGGTTACGGTCCGTGACGTGCAGAAGAAGCTGGGTGCGGTCTTCGCCCATGTCGGCACGGTCACCAAAGGCACCTTGGCCGTTGGCGATGCCGTCGAACTGAAGGTCGATGGCACCCGCCGTGGCGCCATCCGCGCCAACCACAGCGCCACCCACCTGCTGCATGAGGCGCTGCGCCGCCGTCTGGGTGACCATGTCACGCAGAAGGGCTCGCTGGTGTCTGCCGACCGTCTGCGTTTCGACATTTCCCAGCCGACGCCCTTGGCCGCGAATGATGTCGCCGATGTCGAAGCGGCGGTGAATGCCCGCATCCGTGGCAATAGCGAGGTCACCACCCGCCTGATGACCCCCGACGCCGCCATCGCCGTCGGCGCCATGGCCCTGTTCGGGGAGAAGTATGGGGAGGAGGTGCGCGTCGTCTCCATGGGTGGCGTGGACGAGGCCGGGAACAAGGAATTCTCCGTCGAACTGTGCGGCGGCACCCATGTCCGCCGGACGGGCGATATTGGCCTGTTCAAGATCGTGTCCGAAGGGGCCGTCGCCGCCGGCATCCGCCGTATCGAGGCGCTGACCGGTGCCGGTGCGTTGGCCTATCTGGAACAGCAGGAAGGCCGTCTGCTGGATACAGCCCAGGCGCTGAAGGTGCCGGCGGGTGAGGTGGTGGCCAAGGTCACCAGCCTGCTGGACGAACGCCGGAAGATGGAAAAGGAACTGGCCGACCTGCGCCGTCAGGTGGCGCTGGGCGGCGGCGGTTCCGGCGGTGCGGCAGAGGTCAAGCAGATCAATGGTCTGGGCTTCATCGGTCGCGTCGTCGCCGACCTGCCGGCCAAGGACCTTAAGCCCTTTGCCGATGAGCTGAAGAAGCAGGTGGGTACCGGCGTCGTCGTCGCCATCGCCGTGGCCGATGGCAAGGCTTCCGTGGTTGTCGGCGTGACCGAGGATGCGGTGGCCAAGGCCAGCGCCGTCGATCTGGTCCGCGTCGCGGCTGCGGCCATGGGCGGTAAGGGTGGCGGCGGCCGCCCCGACATGGCCCAGGCCGGCGGCCCCGATGGTGACAAGGCTGCTGATGCCATCGCCGCGGTGGAAGCGGCACTGGCGGGTTGA
- a CDS encoding response regulator: protein MRMYMPEDPIKSLRILVVEDQQQTRVWIADVLKQMGVREVLTANDGAEALDVLHRDLDGVDIVICDWAMPRMNGMDLLAAVRSLRPNLPFIMETGHGTKDHVLAARAQGVDAFIVKPYSAAQLEVRIRTLVKNGRPK, encoded by the coding sequence ATGCGCATGTACATGCCGGAGGACCCGATCAAGTCGCTGCGCATCCTGGTGGTGGAGGATCAGCAGCAGACCCGCGTCTGGATCGCCGACGTTCTGAAACAGATGGGCGTGCGCGAGGTGTTGACGGCCAATGACGGGGCGGAGGCGCTGGATGTGCTGCACCGCGACCTGGATGGTGTGGATATCGTGATCTGCGACTGGGCCATGCCACGCATGAACGGCATGGATCTGCTGGCCGCCGTCCGTAGCCTGCGCCCCAACCTGCCCTTCATCATGGAGACGGGCCACGGCACCAAGGACCATGTTCTGGCCGCCCGTGCCCAGGGCGTGGACGCCTTCATCGTCAAACCCTACAGCGCCGCCCAATTGGAAGTGCGCATCCGTACCCTGGTGAAGAATGGTCGGCCCAAATGA
- a CDS encoding PAS domain S-box protein, giving the protein MLTTPPPPETRLDLDSLTTAFDMLTDGVALFDAQERLVVANPAFKALFPVTAARMVAGTSFEDLLRHGIAAGDNLHAQGRDLEEYVAERMWAFRNPTGQPGEFLLSDGRWIRVHDRHLPQGGTLCVRTDITELKRGEQQLRDSEQRYRQLVDLSPDGIAVHDATGRGRFINRAGRLILGIGADADAAGFHIMDVVTEETRPLAEMLLRRVVGGEPLHQMRIDLRCIDGRDITAELSAVPFQGGGERLVMCLFRDVTHEAASSLRLRESEARARSILDTALDCIVSIDEDGHILEFNPAAERTFGWQRAEAMGRRMSDMIVPPVHREGHDHGLTRLKTGGGGTMLGRRVETEALRRDGTVIPVELAITAVPLGPGKRYTAYLRDITDRRQAEREIWEKTRILDSMMDNVGIGIEVYDADGHLLVANRMVSELLDIPPGFMAPGLKDRDLVLLLAKQGEYPGETVEESLADYDRIRRDGIHFGERQRPNGTWLQVRHFPMPGGGFVVLFADVTEQKKLESQLLQAQKMEALGQLAGGIAHDFNNILSVIGGYASMAKQGVPKDGTQAGYLAKIGQGVDRAAALTRELLTFSRQKVARTEVIDLGSVLRGQEFLLKPLLGATIDLSLAVPDDPVWVAIDPDMAAQALLNLAINARDAMPGGGPLTVRLSRAAEGATPPAGLSPSHYAILSVTDRGTGMPPDLLDRIFDPFFTTKPPGQGTGLGLAMVYGTVKQAGGAILVDSQPGRGTCFSLWLPLSPAPAMTVTQALPARVSSTGAKPATILVAEDEPELLTLVSGFLEQDGHVVRRAADGVEALERFEEGGIDLLLTDLVMPALGGVRLAHLVMELDPSVVVLFMTGYPGRGHVEVEDLPPGIPVLYKPIEPETLCRAVADALANRRRS; this is encoded by the coding sequence GTGTTGACGACCCCGCCGCCGCCGGAGACGCGCTTGGACCTGGACAGCCTGACCACCGCGTTCGACATGCTGACCGACGGTGTGGCCCTGTTCGATGCGCAGGAAAGGCTGGTGGTCGCCAATCCGGCCTTCAAGGCGCTGTTCCCGGTGACGGCGGCACGCATGGTCGCGGGGACATCGTTTGAGGACCTGCTGCGCCATGGCATTGCGGCGGGTGATAATCTGCATGCCCAGGGCCGCGATCTGGAGGAATATGTCGCCGAGCGCATGTGGGCCTTCCGTAACCCCACGGGCCAGCCGGGTGAATTCCTGCTGTCGGACGGGCGCTGGATCAGGGTGCATGACCGGCATCTGCCCCAGGGCGGCACCCTGTGCGTACGCACCGACATCACAGAGTTAAAACGCGGGGAGCAGCAGCTGCGCGACAGCGAACAGCGCTATCGCCAACTCGTGGATCTGTCGCCCGACGGCATCGCGGTGCATGACGCGACGGGGCGTGGGCGCTTCATCAACCGTGCGGGCCGCCTGATCCTGGGCATCGGTGCCGACGCGGATGCCGCCGGCTTCCACATAATGGATGTGGTGACGGAGGAGACGCGACCACTGGCCGAAATGCTGCTGCGCCGGGTGGTGGGGGGTGAGCCCCTGCACCAGATGCGGATCGACCTGCGCTGCATTGATGGGCGGGACATCACTGCCGAACTGTCGGCAGTGCCGTTCCAGGGCGGGGGCGAACGGCTGGTCATGTGCCTGTTCCGCGATGTCACGCATGAGGCCGCATCCAGTCTGCGCCTGCGGGAAAGCGAGGCGCGGGCCCGGTCAATCCTGGATACGGCACTGGATTGCATCGTCTCCATTGATGAGGACGGCCATATCCTGGAATTCAACCCCGCTGCCGAACGTACCTTTGGCTGGCAGCGGGCCGAGGCAATGGGCCGGCGCATGAGCGATATGATCGTGCCGCCCGTCCATCGCGAGGGGCATGACCATGGTCTGACGCGGCTGAAAACCGGCGGCGGCGGCACCATGCTGGGCCGGCGCGTGGAGACTGAGGCGCTGCGCCGCGACGGCACCGTTATCCCCGTTGAACTGGCCATCACGGCAGTACCCCTGGGGCCGGGCAAGCGCTACACCGCCTATCTGCGCGACATTACCGATCGGCGCCAGGCCGAACGCGAGATTTGGGAGAAGACACGCATCCTCGACAGCATGATGGACAATGTCGGCATCGGCATCGAGGTCTATGACGCTGACGGCCATCTGCTGGTAGCCAACCGCATGGTGTCGGAACTGCTGGATATTCCGCCCGGCTTCATGGCGCCCGGCCTGAAGGACCGCGATCTTGTGCTGCTACTAGCCAAGCAGGGGGAATATCCGGGCGAAACGGTGGAGGAGAGCCTCGCCGATTATGACCGTATCCGCCGCGACGGCATCCATTTCGGCGAACGCCAGCGGCCCAACGGCACCTGGCTGCAGGTCCGGCACTTCCCCATGCCGGGTGGCGGCTTTGTCGTTCTGTTCGCCGATGTGACGGAACAGAAGAAGCTGGAAAGCCAGCTTCTCCAGGCCCAGAAGATGGAGGCGCTGGGGCAGTTGGCCGGCGGCATCGCGCATGATTTCAATAATATCCTGTCGGTCATCGGCGGCTATGCCAGCATGGCCAAACAGGGCGTGCCGAAAGACGGGACGCAGGCGGGTTATCTGGCCAAGATCGGCCAGGGGGTGGACCGGGCCGCCGCCCTGACGCGTGAATTGCTGACCTTCTCCCGCCAGAAGGTGGCGCGGACAGAGGTGATCGACCTGGGTTCCGTGCTGCGCGGGCAGGAATTCCTGCTGAAACCGCTGCTGGGCGCCACCATTGATCTGTCGCTGGCGGTGCCGGACGATCCGGTTTGGGTCGCCATTGATCCCGACATGGCCGCCCAGGCCCTGCTGAACCTGGCCATCAATGCCCGCGACGCCATGCCGGGCGGTGGGCCGCTGACGGTGAGGCTGAGCAGAGCCGCCGAGGGGGCGACCCCGCCCGCCGGATTGTCCCCCAGCCATTATGCCATCCTGTCGGTCACCGACCGGGGGACCGGCATGCCACCCGACCTGCTGGACCGCATCTTCGACCCGTTCTTCACGACAAAGCCGCCGGGCCAGGGGACAGGCCTGGGCCTTGCCATGGTCTATGGCACGGTGAAGCAGGCGGGCGGCGCCATCCTGGTGGACAGCCAACCGGGGCGCGGCACCTGCTTCTCCCTGTGGCTACCTTTGTCCCCCGCCCCGGCAATGACCGTCACCCAGGCGCTTCCTGCGCGCGTCAGCAGCACGGGTGCCAAGCCGGCCACCATTCTGGTGGCGGAGGATGAGCCGGAACTGCTGACCCTGGTGTCGGGCTTCCTGGAACAGGATGGGCACGTCGTGCGCCGCGCCGCCGATGGGGTGGAGGCGCTGGAACGGTTTGAGGAGGGGGGCATCGACCTGCTGCTGACCGATCTGGTCATGCCCGCACTGGGTGGCGTGCGGCTGGCACATCTTGTCATGGAACTGGATCCGTCGGTCGTGGTCCTGTTCATGACGGGTTATCCGGGCCGGGGCCATGTCGAGGTGGAGGATTTGCCACCTGGCATTCCCGTGCTTTACAAACCCATCGAACCTGAGACCCTGTGCCGGGCCGTGGCGGATGCCCTGGCCAACCGGAGACGCTCGTGA
- a CDS encoding class II glutamine amidotransferase has product MCRWLAYAGILIAMDTLLFQPCNSLIRQSLSAQRSVAPTNGDGFGLGWYGDIAKPGLYRDTMPAWSDANLRSLAEQIRSPLFFAHVRASTGTATSRLNCHPFRYGDWLFMHNGQIGGWPLVRQDVEGMIRKDLYRHREGSTDSEAFFYLALGNGLMEDPASAFALTVAQIVGKMRREGVTEPFRMTAACTDGKRLYAVRWSCDGRSPSLFWTQGHVDGCRDGRVCLEDGTDSVMVLSEPLDEDASHWNEVAEGSFLVAEGSRVTVSPFQPLG; this is encoded by the coding sequence ATGTGCCGTTGGCTGGCCTATGCCGGTATTCTCATCGCGATGGACACGCTGCTGTTCCAGCCCTGCAATTCGCTGATCCGGCAGTCGCTGTCGGCCCAGCGTAGCGTCGCCCCCACCAATGGCGACGGTTTCGGCCTGGGCTGGTACGGGGACATTGCCAAGCCTGGGCTTTACCGCGATACGATGCCGGCCTGGTCGGATGCCAACCTGCGCTCGCTGGCCGAGCAGATTCGCTCGCCCCTGTTCTTCGCGCATGTGCGGGCGTCTACGGGCACGGCGACGTCGCGGCTGAACTGTCACCCGTTCCGCTATGGCGACTGGCTGTTCATGCATAACGGGCAGATCGGCGGCTGGCCGCTGGTGCGCCAGGATGTGGAGGGCATGATCCGCAAAGACCTGTACCGCCACCGCGAGGGATCGACCGACAGCGAGGCGTTTTTCTATCTGGCGCTGGGCAATGGCCTGATGGAAGACCCGGCCAGCGCCTTTGCCCTGACCGTCGCCCAGATCGTGGGCAAGATGCGGCGCGAAGGGGTGACGGAACCGTTCCGCATGACGGCGGCCTGTACCGATGGCAAACGGCTTTATGCCGTCCGCTGGTCCTGTGACGGTCGCTCGCCCAGCCTGTTCTGGACCCAGGGCCATGTCGATGGCTGCCGCGACGGGCGCGTCTGCCTGGAGGACGGAACAGACTCCGTCATGGTCCTGTCCGAACCGCTGGACGAGGATGCCAGCCACTGGAACGAGGTGGCCGAGGGCTCTTTCCTTGTGGCGGAAGGTAGCCGCGTCACCGTCAGTCCGTTCCAACCGCTCGGTTGA
- a CDS encoding ribose-phosphate pyrophosphokinase, with the protein MKLIAGNSNQPLAEAISTCLEVPLTKASIRRFADNEIFVEINENVRGEDVFVIQSTSKPANDHLMELLVIIDALRRGSARRITAVIPYYGYARQDRKTGPRTPISAKLVANLITTAGANRVLTMDLHAGQIQGFFDIPVDNLVAGGEFTKDIQEHVGNGKLMVVSPDVGGVVRARAIASRLEADLAIIDKRRERAGVSEVMNVIGDVSGRDCILIDDIVDSAGTLCNAAEALKARGATSVRAYVTHGVLSGGAVARVSASPLDELVITDSIVATDAVKQATNIRQRSIARLMADAIDRISNERSVSSLFV; encoded by the coding sequence ATGAAGCTGATCGCCGGTAACAGCAATCAGCCGCTGGCTGAAGCCATTTCGACCTGCCTTGAGGTCCCGCTGACCAAGGCATCGATCCGCCGCTTCGCCGATAATGAGATTTTCGTTGAGATCAACGAGAATGTCCGCGGCGAGGATGTGTTCGTGATCCAATCCACGTCGAAGCCGGCCAATGACCATCTGATGGAATTGCTGGTCATCATCGACGCGCTGCGCCGGGGTTCGGCCCGCCGCATTACCGCCGTGATCCCCTATTACGGCTATGCCCGTCAGGATCGCAAGACCGGCCCCCGCACGCCGATTTCGGCGAAGCTGGTGGCCAACCTGATCACCACCGCTGGTGCTAACCGCGTCCTGACCATGGACCTGCATGCCGGTCAGATTCAGGGCTTCTTCGACATCCCCGTCGATAATCTGGTGGCCGGTGGCGAGTTCACCAAAGACATCCAGGAACATGTCGGCAATGGCAAGCTGATGGTGGTATCGCCCGACGTGGGCGGTGTGGTCCGCGCCCGCGCCATTGCCAGCCGTCTGGAGGCCGATCTGGCCATCATCGACAAGCGGCGTGAACGCGCCGGCGTGTCGGAGGTGATGAATGTCATCGGTGATGTGTCGGGCCGCGACTGTATCCTGATCGACGATATCGTGGACAGCGCCGGCACGCTGTGTAACGCCGCCGAGGCGTTGAAGGCCCGTGGCGCCACGTCGGTACGCGCCTATGTCACCCACGGCGTCCTGTCCGGCGGCGCCGTCGCCCGCGTCTCCGCCTCGCCGCTGGATGAGTTGGTGATCACCGACAGCATCGTGGCGACCGACGCCGTGAAGCAGGCCACCAATATCCGTCAGCGTTCCATCGCCCGCCTGATGGCCGACGCCATCGACCGCATCAGCAATGAGCGTTCGGTGTCCAGCCTGTTCGTTTGA
- a CDS encoding DUF2987 domain-containing protein, with amino-acid sequence MRLFLTTALVLSLAVPTAWSAVGTHTVPYRQFHDEMVKFYGQGHDHLALRLSVQPTNDKQPLDAPVTLVVTAPEGRVDLSVDADNAVDIPFRPDWVQAGAMVTVNQAAGTYKMKAQIGMKVTPGTTRIAYADVKAAFDQFDKLIEKEAGAVSFLAPSAKTLRLVCGKDCTVTLEGTKGARVLKADERGRVNVPNDKGLVKENPVLVVSQPVAYTVLTTKG; translated from the coding sequence ATGCGCCTGTTCCTGACCACCGCCCTGGTTCTGTCGCTGGCCGTACCGACGGCATGGAGCGCTGTCGGCACGCATACCGTGCCGTACAGGCAATTCCATGACGAGATGGTCAAGTTCTATGGTCAGGGGCATGATCATCTGGCACTGCGCCTGTCGGTGCAGCCGACCAATGACAAGCAGCCGCTGGACGCACCCGTCACCCTTGTGGTGACAGCGCCGGAGGGGCGGGTGGACCTGTCCGTCGATGCCGACAATGCCGTGGATATCCCATTCCGTCCAGACTGGGTGCAGGCGGGGGCCATGGTCACCGTCAATCAGGCGGCTGGCACCTATAAGATGAAGGCGCAGATCGGCATGAAGGTGACACCGGGCACCACCCGCATCGCCTATGCCGACGTGAAGGCGGCCTTTGATCAGTTCGACAAGCTGATCGAGAAGGAGGCGGGGGCCGTGTCGTTCCTGGCCCCATCGGCCAAGACGCTGCGCCTTGTCTGCGGCAAGGATTGCACGGTGACGCTGGAGGGCACCAAGGGGGCGCGCGTGCTTAAGGCCGATGAACGGGGGCGGGTCAATGTGCCCAATGACAAGGGGCTGGTGAAGGAGAACCCGGTCCTGGTGGTCAGCCAACCTGTTGCCTATACAGTGCTGACGACGAAGGGATAG
- a CDS encoding tetratricopeptide repeat protein has translation MVSVADLVQAAEKAADRGDGATALTLWRQVLDADPNHVVALLTLGDAARRAGRVEQAEALLLRAVAVAPRLVPARCALANLLLHTGREAEAGTHLATAQEYGPHHAYVWRDTGLWRRVTGDAAGALAAFERCLSITPDDTSAKLGRALALLRLGRWDEGFRDYHHRWSVSARPPRHRDIAPWRGQDIRGRRLLVWDEQGAGDTIMCARLVRPLINAGAELVLEMPAALTPLFADGHHGTVVARGQALPPVDMQVPLLDLPGILGLTPATIPWNGPYISVDAALSARWADALPRRPGRMRIGFSWAGNPAHPGDVWRSPGLSNLLPLLTRTGADWYALQVASGREEMVTTPLPHHVTDLGARITGWADTAAILTHLDLLVTPDSALAHLAGAMGRSVWTLIATDTDWRWLDQGTKTGWYPSMRLFRQQRCGDWAGLLSRISVALPA, from the coding sequence ATGGTGAGCGTGGCAGATTTGGTCCAGGCGGCGGAAAAGGCGGCGGACCGGGGCGATGGGGCGACGGCCCTGACGCTGTGGCGACAGGTGCTGGATGCTGATCCCAACCATGTGGTCGCCCTGCTGACCCTGGGCGATGCCGCCCGTCGTGCCGGGCGGGTGGAACAGGCAGAGGCCCTGCTGCTGCGTGCGGTGGCCGTGGCACCCCGGCTGGTCCCCGCGCGCTGCGCCCTGGCCAATCTGCTGCTGCATACAGGGCGGGAGGCGGAGGCCGGTACGCATCTGGCCACGGCACAGGAGTACGGCCCCCATCATGCCTATGTCTGGCGCGATACCGGCCTGTGGCGGCGGGTGACGGGCGATGCGGCCGGTGCCCTGGCGGCGTTCGAGCGCTGCCTGTCGATCACGCCGGACGACACGTCGGCAAAGCTGGGCCGCGCCCTGGCCCTGCTGCGGCTGGGCCGCTGGGATGAAGGGTTCCGTGACTATCATCACCGCTGGTCCGTATCCGCCCGGCCACCCCGGCACCGGGACATTGCTCCCTGGCGGGGCCAGGATATCAGGGGCCGGCGTCTGCTGGTCTGGGATGAACAGGGGGCCGGCGATACCATCATGTGCGCGCGGCTGGTGCGCCCGCTGATCAATGCCGGGGCGGAACTGGTTCTGGAGATGCCGGCGGCTCTGACGCCGCTGTTCGCCGATGGGCACCACGGCACTGTCGTGGCGCGCGGTCAGGCCCTGCCGCCGGTCGATATGCAGGTGCCCTTGCTGGACCTGCCCGGCATCCTGGGACTGACCCCGGCCACGATCCCCTGGAATGGCCCCTATATCAGTGTCGACGCGGCCCTGTCGGCCCGTTGGGCGGACGCACTGCCCCGCCGGCCAGGACGCATGCGGATCGGGTTCAGCTGGGCTGGCAATCCCGCCCATCCGGGTGATGTCTGGCGCTCCCCCGGCCTGTCCAACCTGCTGCCGCTGCTGACACGCACGGGGGCCGACTGGTACGCGCTACAGGTGGCCAGCGGGCGGGAAGAGATGGTAACCACCCCCCTGCCCCACCATGTCACCGATCTGGGCGCGCGGATCACGGGCTGGGCGGATACTGCCGCGATCCTGACGCATCTGGACCTGCTGGTCACGCCCGACAGCGCCCTGGCCCATCTGGCCGGTGCCATGGGCCGGTCCGTCTGGACGCTGATCGCCACCGATACCGACTGGCGCTGGCTGGACCAGGGAACGAAGACGGGATGGTATCCGTCCATGCGGCTGTTCCGGCAGCAGCGCTGCGGCGACTGGGCGGGTCTGCTGTCGCGCATCAGCGTGGCGTTGCCGGCTTGA
- a CDS encoding CsbD family protein produces MNTDTIKGKLNEAKGAVKKGIGKATDDPALELEGRADQAKGKAQQVKGHLKDAVRDATR; encoded by the coding sequence ATGAACACCGATACCATCAAGGGCAAGCTGAACGAAGCCAAGGGTGCGGTAAAGAAGGGGATCGGCAAGGCCACCGACGATCCCGCCCTGGAGCTGGAAGGTCGCGCCGATCAGGCCAAGGGCAAGGCCCAGCAGGTGAAGGGGCACCTGAAGGATGCGGTGCGCGACGCCACCCGCTGA